In Prescottella soli, a genomic segment contains:
- a CDS encoding PAC2 family protein, with product MSSPEFPDTTASADTDAAVPTLRDPVLIAAFEGWNDAGDAASGAVEHLELTWDAEPLAELDSEDYYDYQVNRPMIRQVDGVTREIVWPTTQLSVCSPPGSERDVLLLRGIEPNMRWRSYCKELLEFIEELGVHTVVILGALLADTPHSRPVPVTGTAYSVEAAERFNLENSRYEGPTGIAGVLQDACVKAGVPAVSFWAAVPHYVSQPPNPKATVALLQRVEDVLDVEVPLGDLPNQAEDWEESVSEMTRDDEEIAEYVRTLEERGDAEADISDAISKIDGDALAAEFERYLRRRGPGRFGA from the coding sequence GTGAGTTCCCCCGAGTTCCCCGACACCACTGCATCGGCCGATACCGATGCGGCAGTGCCGACTCTGCGCGACCCCGTCCTCATCGCAGCCTTCGAAGGTTGGAACGACGCGGGCGACGCCGCGAGCGGTGCTGTCGAGCACCTCGAGCTCACGTGGGACGCCGAGCCGCTCGCCGAACTCGACTCCGAGGACTACTACGACTACCAGGTCAATCGCCCCATGATCCGGCAGGTCGACGGCGTCACCCGCGAGATCGTGTGGCCCACCACGCAGTTGTCGGTGTGTTCCCCGCCCGGCAGCGAACGTGACGTTCTGCTGCTGCGCGGTATCGAGCCGAACATGAGGTGGCGCAGCTACTGCAAGGAACTGCTCGAGTTCATCGAGGAACTCGGCGTCCACACGGTCGTGATCCTCGGCGCGCTGCTGGCCGACACCCCGCACAGCCGCCCGGTCCCCGTGACCGGCACCGCGTACAGCGTCGAGGCCGCCGAGCGTTTCAATCTCGAGAACTCCCGCTACGAGGGTCCGACGGGCATCGCGGGCGTCCTGCAGGACGCGTGCGTCAAGGCCGGGGTGCCCGCGGTCTCGTTCTGGGCAGCGGTTCCGCACTACGTCTCGCAGCCGCCCAATCCCAAGGCGACCGTGGCGCTGTTGCAGCGGGTCGAGGACGTCCTCGACGTCGAGGTGCCGCTCGGTGACCTGCCCAACCAGGCAGAGGACTGGGAGGAGTCGGTGTCGGAGATGACCCGCGACGACGAGGAGATCGCGGAGTACGTCCGCACCCTCGAGGAGCGCGGCGACGCCGAGGCCGACATCTCGGACGCCATCTCCAAGATCGACGGCGATGCGCTCGCCGCCGAGTTCGAGCGGTACCTGCGCCGCCGCGGACCCGGACGATTCGGAGCGTGA
- a CDS encoding MFS transporter — translation MSGADSPRLRTRVQLAALYAGGFLGPFGGGVVTSMLPEIGDGLGVDASAAATSLTAYLLPFALVMLVSGTLGARWGRMRTVRTAYGVYLATSVACFAAPTLELFLGARVLQGCSNAFTTPLLLATLAAMTPPQKLGRALGAFGALQAAGQTSAPLIGGLAAEVNWRLAFLAIALVAGLLGAIGLPDAARDIPADTGARLRDALRPEVLRVGAVALLGWGALGGLGFLLAFRAEDVFGMDPAARGLLLTGFGVAGILTARTVGRLIDRIGARRTVMIGALAGAALVAIVGTVGSAAVAALAWFVAGVASQFILVGVNAAVLGGEGGNRGGAVSVVQSLRFSGAALAPLALTPLYAVHPNLSFLLPALLLAVLPPLLMPRPGRAATPAA, via the coding sequence GTGAGCGGCGCAGACTCGCCGCGCCTTCGCACCCGCGTCCAGCTCGCCGCGCTCTACGCCGGCGGATTCCTGGGCCCGTTCGGCGGCGGAGTCGTCACGTCGATGCTGCCGGAGATCGGCGACGGACTCGGCGTCGACGCATCCGCGGCCGCGACGTCACTGACGGCCTACCTGCTGCCGTTCGCGCTGGTCATGCTCGTGTCCGGGACCCTGGGCGCGCGCTGGGGGCGGATGCGGACGGTGCGCACCGCGTACGGGGTGTACCTCGCTACATCCGTTGCGTGCTTCGCGGCGCCCACGCTGGAACTGTTCCTCGGCGCGCGGGTGCTGCAGGGATGCTCGAACGCCTTCACCACTCCCCTGTTGTTGGCGACCCTCGCCGCCATGACGCCGCCGCAGAAGCTCGGCCGCGCCTTGGGCGCCTTCGGGGCGCTGCAGGCGGCCGGCCAGACGAGCGCACCGCTCATCGGCGGTCTCGCGGCCGAGGTGAACTGGCGCCTGGCGTTCCTCGCGATCGCGCTCGTCGCCGGACTGCTCGGGGCGATCGGGCTGCCCGACGCCGCACGCGACATTCCTGCCGACACCGGAGCGCGCCTGCGCGACGCGCTGCGGCCGGAGGTGCTCCGCGTCGGCGCCGTCGCACTCCTCGGCTGGGGCGCGCTCGGCGGTCTGGGGTTCCTCCTGGCCTTCCGGGCCGAGGACGTTTTCGGGATGGACCCCGCCGCCCGCGGCCTGCTGCTGACCGGGTTCGGCGTTGCCGGCATCCTCACCGCCCGCACCGTCGGCAGATTGATCGACCGGATCGGGGCGCGGCGCACGGTGATGATCGGCGCCCTCGCGGGTGCGGCCCTGGTGGCGATCGTCGGCACGGTCGGCAGCGCCGCCGTCGCCGCACTCGCCTGGTTCGTAGCCGGTGTGGCCTCGCAGTTCATCCTCGTCGGCGTCAACGCCGCGGTCCTCGGAGGCGAGGGCGGGAACCGTGGTGGCGCGGTGTCGGTGGTGCAGTCGCTCCGGTTCTCCGGTGCCGCCCTCGCGCCGCTCGCCTTGACCCCGCTGTACGCCGTCCACCCAAACCTGAGTTTCCTGCTCCCTGCGCTGTTGCTGGCGGTACTCCCTCCGCTTCTCATGCCCCGGCCCGGTCGCGCGGCAACTCCCGCAGCCTGA
- a CDS encoding TIGR02677 family protein produces the protein MRLFSFTTAEKRAEYLWVLRAFDNARANYVVLLHAGEVADILTRIAGDDPHGALTAAEITPLLEQLHTWGVLERSYDGSRAATLAEYRNRHFVYQFSQAGYLAFRAVEDLLGARLEDATLSRLALPDLLADLEELAEANRRGDDDLIYRKLARLDSTLTDMAARAAQFYLMLGDLVRTTEITPEAFLVHKDALLSHMREFSSDLARYAPKLSAAIALVESTGIDGLLARAAASDERLFMSHEERESDWRARWSGLAQWFVAAAGPSESDRLREGTMSAIAAVLSLLRRVTETRRGGVSRESQLRHLAGWFAATPTEESAHALFQLVFDLGRPRHLSMVHPDADIIPDSRSWWDATPVEISRTLAETGRAASPGMPSRVQRNEGSIRRLREEQLAAQRARAVAASSLASNGAYDRVLDAEETDVLLSLLNAALTARVPVSGTIPSSTGSENGVRLTLSPHAESTVVQTARGRLHLDGLQVSVK, from the coding sequence CTGCGACTGTTCTCCTTCACCACGGCGGAGAAGCGCGCCGAGTACCTGTGGGTGTTGCGCGCGTTCGACAACGCCCGCGCGAACTACGTGGTCCTCTTGCATGCCGGCGAGGTCGCGGACATCCTCACGCGCATCGCCGGTGACGACCCGCACGGCGCGCTCACCGCGGCCGAGATCACCCCGCTGCTGGAGCAGTTGCACACGTGGGGCGTGTTGGAACGCAGCTACGACGGCAGCCGCGCGGCCACTCTCGCCGAGTACCGCAACCGGCACTTCGTCTACCAGTTCAGTCAGGCGGGCTACCTGGCGTTCCGCGCCGTCGAGGACCTCCTCGGCGCCCGGCTCGAGGACGCGACCCTGTCCCGACTCGCGCTGCCCGATCTACTCGCCGACCTCGAGGAACTCGCCGAGGCCAACCGGCGCGGCGACGACGACCTGATCTACCGCAAGCTCGCCCGCCTGGATTCGACGCTGACCGACATGGCCGCCCGGGCCGCGCAGTTCTACCTGATGCTCGGGGACCTGGTGCGCACCACGGAGATCACGCCCGAGGCGTTCCTCGTACACAAGGACGCGCTGCTCAGCCACATGCGGGAGTTCAGCTCGGACCTCGCCCGCTACGCCCCCAAGCTCTCGGCCGCGATCGCACTCGTGGAGTCCACCGGGATCGACGGGCTGCTCGCCCGTGCGGCGGCGAGCGACGAACGTCTGTTCATGTCCCACGAGGAGCGCGAATCCGATTGGCGCGCACGCTGGTCGGGCCTGGCCCAGTGGTTCGTCGCGGCCGCCGGCCCGAGCGAATCCGATCGGCTCCGCGAGGGCACGATGAGCGCGATCGCGGCGGTGCTGTCACTGCTGCGCCGAGTCACCGAAACCCGCCGCGGCGGTGTGAGCCGCGAGAGCCAGCTAAGACACCTCGCCGGCTGGTTCGCCGCGACGCCCACGGAGGAATCGGCGCACGCGCTGTTCCAGCTGGTGTTCGACCTCGGTCGCCCGCGGCACCTGTCCATGGTCCATCCGGACGCCGACATCATCCCCGACTCGCGGTCATGGTGGGACGCGACGCCCGTCGAGATCTCCCGCACGCTCGCCGAGACCGGCCGCGCGGCGTCGCCCGGCATGCCGTCGCGCGTGCAGCGCAACGAGGGCAGCATCCGCCGACTGCGGGAGGAGCAGTTGGCAGCACAACGCGCCCGCGCGGTCGCGGCGTCGTCGCTCGCGTCGAACGGCGCCTACGACCGCGTGCTCGACGCCGAGGAGACCGACGTCCTGCTGAGCCTGCTCAACGCCGCGCTCACCGCGCGGGTGCCGGTCAGCGGCACGATTCCCAGTTCGACCGGGTCGGAGAACGGTGTGCGGTTGACGCTGAGCCCGCACGCGGAGTCCACCGTGGTCCAGACCGCCCGCGGTCGGCTCCACCTCGACGGTCTGCAGGTGAGCGTGAAGTGA
- a CDS encoding TIGR02678 family protein: MRARTVSPLDLDSYQRAARVILSNHLVTQTYPDRLALPLLRRWATELRDDLLELFGYRLEVTETTARLFTVADRLTPGTPARTANDRTFDRHRYAYLALALAALGRAGNQITLSELADHVAAEAAQVPGVALSTDRAADRDAFVDAVGWLAARGAIVLADGDAGGWASNPDAGEALYDIDRSVVVALFRPPRALQHLTSVRSLLAGEKEPLDDEIGYRPTDPREIARRMRRALVERPVVYADEFTDDERLQLALPRTAADVEELTGLVAERRAEGIAMIDPSGRMSDVRFPSTGTVAQVALLLAGEMADRVLDLDAPELPRRPLPVSDQHDLMAHLDAAIPSAGIFEHLADDAGDAPADLFTPVDDRPEPARYALLDDAWLAAAVDELVRQFGRTFAAQWQADHAGLQRSAVALLDRLHLVRLVDDGVLVLPAIARFRGVVVNIRDRTAQSDLFHEQVLGEPSSTDEPTSVEK; the protein is encoded by the coding sequence GTGAGGGCCCGCACCGTCTCCCCGCTGGACCTCGATTCGTACCAGCGGGCCGCCCGCGTCATCCTGTCGAACCATCTTGTGACGCAGACCTATCCGGACCGCCTCGCGCTGCCGCTGCTGCGCCGGTGGGCGACCGAGCTGCGCGACGACCTGCTCGAGCTGTTCGGGTACCGGCTCGAGGTGACCGAGACGACGGCCCGCCTGTTCACGGTGGCCGACCGTCTCACGCCGGGCACCCCCGCCCGGACCGCCAACGACCGCACCTTCGACCGGCACCGCTACGCGTATCTCGCGCTCGCGCTCGCGGCCCTGGGCCGAGCGGGCAACCAGATCACGTTGTCGGAGTTGGCCGATCACGTCGCCGCCGAGGCCGCGCAGGTTCCCGGGGTGGCGCTGTCGACGGACCGGGCGGCGGACCGCGACGCGTTCGTCGACGCGGTCGGCTGGCTGGCGGCGCGCGGCGCGATCGTCCTCGCCGACGGCGATGCCGGCGGATGGGCGTCGAATCCCGATGCGGGCGAGGCGCTCTACGACATCGACCGCTCGGTGGTCGTCGCGCTCTTCCGCCCACCGCGGGCCCTGCAGCACCTGACGTCGGTGCGCTCGCTGCTCGCCGGCGAGAAGGAACCCCTCGACGACGAGATCGGGTACCGCCCCACCGATCCGCGCGAGATCGCGCGCCGGATGCGCCGCGCCCTCGTCGAACGTCCCGTCGTGTACGCCGACGAGTTCACCGACGACGAACGGCTCCAGCTGGCGCTCCCGCGCACGGCGGCGGACGTCGAGGAGCTGACCGGGCTGGTGGCCGAGCGCCGGGCCGAGGGCATCGCGATGATCGACCCGTCGGGCCGGATGTCGGACGTCCGCTTCCCCAGCACGGGCACCGTCGCCCAGGTCGCGCTGCTGCTGGCCGGCGAGATGGCCGACCGCGTCCTCGACCTGGATGCGCCCGAACTCCCCCGGCGCCCGCTTCCCGTGTCGGATCAGCACGACCTGATGGCCCACCTGGACGCCGCAATTCCCAGCGCCGGGATCTTCGAGCACCTCGCCGACGACGCCGGGGACGCCCCCGCCGATCTCTTCACGCCGGTGGACGACCGGCCCGAACCGGCCCGGTACGCGCTGCTCGACGACGCCTGGCTGGCGGCGGCCGTCGACGAACTGGTCCGCCAGTTCGGCCGCACGTTCGCCGCGCAGTGGCAGGCCGACCACGCAGGGCTGCAACGCAGCGCCGTGGCGCTGCTCGACCGCCTGCACCTGGTCCGGCTGGTCGACGACGGCGTCCTGGTGTTGCCGGCGATCGCGCGATTCCGCGGCGTCGTGGTCAACATCCGCGACCGCACCGCGCAGTCCGACCTGTTCCACGAACAGGTCCTCGGCGAACCTTCGAGCACCGACGAACCCACCTCCGTAGAGAAGTAG